A window of the Archocentrus centrarchus isolate MPI-CPG fArcCen1 chromosome 17, fArcCen1, whole genome shotgun sequence genome harbors these coding sequences:
- the hhla1 gene encoding uncharacterized protein hhla1, translating to MAGSWRLTQHPRFSIIICVSAVLILLLFSQAMISRQQEERHRREFADSTEIPAEHIDPAAIDLTPLVNTLINSSHSGSRQLFSLLSVTSYSSLALHKLTLLVYNISSMRSIESSTFRRRFCYCVTNDTNDLTDFTAILLDVMGNSTSYLQELFKSSSILSVSQKNNSDCIYICVMAGKMGREVPELWDVSSITPLFNQTIIEGPHRALNISSFRLPVEWHQLPTNLSHMSPSGMSSVLTSRVHSTAHASPTAVDETAAATAKVTAAQPLTTTRQPTTFTPKSYTTAKITETTQRSTAPSRTTKAGTTQRATTPTVAASQSSPTEETTLLPFTTLKQPTSTTSSAPTAAAPPTAAARLTTVPGRATTFSPAISLTQTPTSITTAAHHMMSTVHPTRLSPARASAPTVAKRTSGFLIRRTTTPSKATEKPGCPWRRSELTAEFVSGSTTTVGAHKLQPCVLELCKFFSQCLCRPFSHKTRMKRYCDDSHLWYEKHTSEVCRRVRRVSFSKNLKQRCLTKMCNKL from the exons ATGGCAGGCTCCTGGAGGCTCACACAGCATCCACGCTTCTCCATCAtaatctgtgtttctgcagttttaATACTCCTGCTCTTCAGCCAAG CGATGATCTCCAGACAACAGGAGGAGCGGCACAGGAGAGAATTTGCTGACTCTACAG AAATCCCGGCAGAGCACATCGACCCTGCTGCCATCGATCTCACTCCGCTCGTCAATACTTTAATAAATTCAAGCCACTCGG GCTCTCGGCAGCTCTTCTCTCTGCTCAGCGTGACGTCCTACAGCTCTCTGGCTCTGCACAAACTCACCCTGTTGGTCTACAACA TTTCCAGCATGAGGAGTATAGAAAGCAGCACGTTCAGGAGGAGATTCTGCTACTGCGTCACAAACGACACCAACGATTTAACAG ATTTTACAGCCATACTGCTGGATGTGATGGGAAACTCAACAAGTTACCTGCAGGAGCTCTTTAAATCCTCCTCCATACTATCAG TGAGCCAGAAGAATAACTCAGACTGTATCTACATCTGCGTGATGGCCGGTAAGATGG GCAGAGAGGTGCCTGAGCTGTGGGATGTCAGCTCCATCACGCCGCTCTTCAACCAGACCATCATCGAAGGGCCGCACAGAG CCTTGAACATCTCCTCCTTCCGACTCCCCGTCG AATGGCACCAACTGCCCACCAATCTGAGTCACATGTCTCCGTCTGGGATGAGCTCCGTGCTAACCAGCAGAGTCCATTCAACTGCACATG CTTCTCCAACAGCTGTGgatgaaacagctgcagcaacagcGAAGGTCACCGCAGCTCAGCCACTCACAACAACTCGACAGCCGACAACCTTCACGCCTAAAAGTTACACTACAGCCAAAATAACAGAGACGACACAACGATCTACAGCACCAAGCAGGACAACAAAAGCAGGAACAACACAACGGGCGACCACACCGACTGTGGCAGCATCTCAGAGCAGCCCTACAGAGGAAACAACTTTATTACCATTTACTACCTTAAAACAACCAACCAGCACCACTTCATCAGCGCCGACTGCAGCAGCTCCgcccacagcagcagctc gatTAACCACAGTGCCAGGTAGAGCCACAACCTTCTCACCAGCGATTAGTCTGACCCAGACACCAACATCTATAACCACAGCCGCCCACCACATGATGTCCACAGTTCATCCCACAAGACTTTCACCGGCCCGAGCTTCAGCACCCACAGTAGCCAAGAGGACTTCAGGGTTTCTGATTAGAAGAACTACAACTCCCAGCAAGGCAACAGAGAAACCAG GCTGTCCCTGGAGGAGGTCGGAGCTGACCGCCGAGTTCGTGTCCGGCAGCACGACCACCGTCGGCGCTCACAAGCTGCAGCCCTGCGTCCTCGAGCTGTGCAAGTTCTTCTCGCAGTGCCTGTGCAGACCCTTCAGCCACAAGACGCGCATGAAAAG ATACTGTGACGACAGCCACCTCTGGTATGAAAAACACACCTCTGAAGTGTGTCGGCGGGTCAGGAGGGTCTCCTTCTCCAAAA ATCTGAAACAGAGGTGCCTGACAAAGATGTGCAATAAACTGTGA
- the LOC115795888 gene encoding LOW QUALITY PROTEIN: keratin-associated protein 4-3-like (The sequence of the model RefSeq protein was modified relative to this genomic sequence to represent the inferred CDS: substituted 1 base at 1 genomic stop codon), which produces RQSCCSWPCCRXSCCGRSSCCGWSCCGQRWSCCGRSSCCGWSCCGRSSCCGRSCCGQRWSCCGRSCCGRSCCCCRWSCCGRSCCCCRWSC; this is translated from the coding sequence aggcagagctgctgcagttgGCCCTGCTGTCGTTAGAGCTGCTGTGGGCGGAGCAGCTGCTGTGGTTGGAGCTGCTGTGGGCAGAGGTGGAGCTGCTGTGGGCGGAGCAGCTGCTGTGGTTGGAGCTGCTGTGGGCGGAGCAGCTGCTGTGGGCGGAGCTGCTGTGGGCAGAGGTGGAGCTGCTGCGGGCGGAGCTGCTGTGGgcggagctgctgctgctgcaggtggagTTGCTGTGGgcggagctgctgctgctgcaggtggagctgc